A portion of the Acidobacteriaceae bacterium genome contains these proteins:
- the rpoC gene encoding DNA-directed RNA polymerase subunit beta', protein MFRSSPFDTQNPIADFDSIKIQLASPEKIRSWSHGEVTKPETINYRTFKPERDGLFCARIFGPITDWECLCGKYKRMKHRGVICDKCGVEVTLSKVRRERLGHIELASPCSHVWFFKGLPSRIGHLLDISLRELEAVLYFESYVVVDPGDAPVKEREVIKDENRFRELDQQYRPSGFKAMMGAEAIKELLKRVEIQELAIELRERMKTETSLQKKLKYSKRLKVVEAFRKSDNKPQWMILDVIPVIPPELRPLVPLDGGRFATSDLNDLYRRVINRNNRLKKLMDLHAPEVIVRNEKRMLQEAVDALFDNGRRGRVLRGANNRPLKSLSDTLKGKQGRFRQNLLGKRVDYSGRSVIVVGPELKLHQCGLPKKMALELFKPFIYHRLEQTGHCTTIKQAKEMVEQQESIVWDILEEVIKDHPVLLNRAPTLHRLGIQAFEPVLVEGKAIKIHPLVCTAFNADFDGDQMAVHIPLSPEAQIEASVLMLASHNILSPASGQPISVPTQDLVLGLYYLTKAKVGAKGEGRVFANIEEVLMALEAKQVETLSPIRLRYTGPVLDMTTAYDDQDLTHTEPVEFTKQYINTTVGRAILNDRLPEGMPFVNGLLKKKGIGQLINYLYLNLGLEVTVHALDRIKELGFQYATRSGLSVGLDDMVIPATKYTVVGDAEKQVITLQQQYLEGSITNLERSNKVTQMWSAVTDRVADEMFNNMKRADKEGAMNPIYIMADSGARGSKQQIRQLSGMRGLMAKPSGEIIESPIKANFREGLTVLEYFISTHGARKGLADTALKTADSGYLTRRLVDVAQDVIISELDCGTVEGIYVMPIIEAGEIIEPLRDRIIGRVTLEKLKDFEGKTIVEINDEIDEDKASAIQAAGIEKVKIRSVLTCESKRGCCIRCYGRNLGSGKMVELGEAVGVIAAQSIGEPGTQLTMRTFHVGGTASRVADASHLEAKNAGRVHFINLATVRSKDGGLVAFNRSGSIAIIDEKGREKERYAIVYGAKLKVEDGDQVKLGDLLGEWDPYTFSILTEIEGTVQFKDLQEGVTLHEEIDEVTGLSRLVVADSPDEKRQPMILIKGAKGTKRYIMPSRAHLMVQDGDELSPGDILAKIPRETTRTKDITGGLPRVVELFEARKPRDPAIIAKLDGAIRFGDVSKGQRKVYITADNGTEDEYSVPRGVYVNVQEGERVRAGDALIDGPRNPHDILEVLGERELQIYLVNEIQEVYRLQGVSISDKHIETIVRQMLRWVKIEEVGDTNFLLEQQIDRFRFNAENQRVLMDGGRPAIGRPLLLGITKASLSTDSFISAASFQETTRVLTEASINGAVDTLRGLKENVIVGRLIPAGTGMEYYRNVELSPELEEAAAQIQAEVQEAHEAEERELEQMRMEGEQEELAAE, encoded by the coding sequence ATGTTCCGCTCCAGCCCGTTTGATACACAGAACCCGATCGCTGACTTCGACTCGATCAAGATTCAGCTTGCGAGCCCCGAGAAGATCCGCTCGTGGTCGCACGGCGAAGTCACGAAGCCGGAAACCATCAACTACCGTACGTTCAAGCCCGAACGCGACGGTCTTTTCTGCGCCCGCATCTTTGGACCGATCACTGACTGGGAGTGCCTCTGCGGCAAGTACAAGCGCATGAAGCACCGCGGCGTGATCTGCGACAAGTGTGGCGTTGAAGTCACCCTGTCGAAGGTTCGTCGTGAGCGCCTCGGCCACATCGAGCTGGCTTCGCCCTGCTCGCACGTGTGGTTCTTCAAGGGCCTGCCCTCGCGTATCGGCCACCTGCTCGACATCTCGCTGCGTGAGCTCGAAGCTGTTCTCTACTTCGAGTCGTATGTCGTGGTCGATCCAGGTGACGCGCCCGTAAAGGAGCGCGAAGTTATCAAGGACGAGAATCGCTTCCGCGAGCTCGACCAGCAGTATCGTCCGTCCGGCTTCAAGGCCATGATGGGCGCTGAAGCGATCAAGGAACTCCTCAAGCGCGTTGAGATTCAGGAGCTCGCTATCGAGCTTCGTGAGCGCATGAAGACCGAGACCTCGCTGCAGAAGAAGCTGAAGTACTCCAAGCGTTTGAAGGTGGTCGAGGCTTTCCGTAAGTCCGACAACAAGCCGCAGTGGATGATTCTCGACGTGATCCCTGTGATCCCGCCTGAGCTTCGCCCGCTTGTGCCGCTTGACGGTGGCCGCTTCGCGACTTCGGATCTCAACGATCTGTATCGCCGCGTGATCAACCGTAACAACCGCCTCAAGAAGCTCATGGACCTCCATGCCCCTGAAGTGATTGTGCGTAACGAAAAGCGCATGCTGCAGGAAGCTGTTGATGCTCTGTTCGACAACGGCCGTCGTGGCCGCGTGTTGCGCGGTGCGAACAACCGTCCGCTGAAGTCGCTCTCTGACACCCTGAAGGGCAAGCAGGGCCGCTTCCGTCAGAACCTGCTCGGTAAGCGCGTCGACTACTCTGGCCGTTCGGTCATCGTGGTTGGTCCGGAACTGAAGCTGCACCAGTGCGGTCTGCCGAAGAAGATGGCGCTTGAACTCTTCAAGCCGTTCATTTATCACCGTCTCGAGCAGACGGGCCACTGCACGACCATCAAGCAGGCCAAGGAGATGGTAGAGCAGCAGGAGTCGATCGTCTGGGACATCCTCGAAGAGGTTATCAAGGATCATCCGGTTCTGTTGAACCGCGCCCCGACGCTGCATCGCCTCGGCATCCAGGCTTTCGAGCCTGTGCTGGTCGAAGGTAAGGCCATCAAGATTCACCCGCTCGTCTGCACGGCGTTCAACGCCGACTTCGACGGTGACCAGATGGCTGTGCACATCCCGCTGAGCCCTGAAGCGCAGATCGAAGCTTCGGTGCTGATGCTGGCTTCGCACAACATCCTCTCGCCCGCATCCGGTCAGCCGATCTCGGTTCCGACGCAGGATCTGGTGCTTGGTCTGTACTACCTGACCAAGGCCAAGGTGGGTGCAAAGGGTGAAGGCCGCGTCTTCGCCAACATTGAAGAAGTACTGATGGCGCTCGAAGCCAAGCAGGTCGAGACGCTTTCGCCGATCCGCCTGCGTTATACCGGCCCCGTGCTGGATATGACGACGGCGTACGACGATCAGGACCTCACGCACACCGAGCCGGTCGAGTTCACCAAGCAGTACATCAACACGACCGTTGGTCGCGCGATCCTGAACGATCGTCTGCCGGAAGGTATGCCGTTCGTGAACGGCCTGCTGAAGAAGAAGGGCATCGGCCAGCTCATCAACTACCTGTACCTGAACCTCGGCCTCGAAGTGACCGTGCACGCGCTCGATCGCATCAAGGAACTGGGCTTCCAGTACGCTACCCGCTCGGGTCTCTCGGTTGGTCTGGATGACATGGTCATCCCGGCGACGAAGTACACGGTTGTGGGCGATGCTGAAAAGCAGGTCATCACGCTGCAGCAGCAGTACCTCGAAGGTTCGATCACCAACCTGGAGCGTTCGAACAAGGTGACGCAGATGTGGTCGGCAGTTACCGATCGCGTTGCGGACGAAATGTTCAACAACATGAAGCGCGCTGACAAGGAAGGCGCCATGAACCCGATCTACATCATGGCGGACTCGGGCGCTCGTGGTTCCAAGCAGCAGATTCGTCAGCTCTCCGGTATGCGTGGTTTGATGGCTAAGCCCTCGGGCGAAATCATCGAATCGCCGATCAAGGCGAACTTCCGCGAAGGTCTGACCGTTCTCGAGTACTTCATCTCGACGCACGGTGCTCGTAAGGGCCTTGCTGATACCGCGCTGAAGACCGCTGACTCGGGTTACCTGACCCGTCGTCTGGTCGATGTGGCACAGGACGTGATCATCTCCGAGCTCGATTGCGGCACGGTGGAAGGCATCTACGTGATGCCGATCATCGAAGCCGGCGAAATCATCGAACCGCTGCGTGACCGTATCATCGGCCGCGTAACGCTCGAGAAGCTGAAGGACTTCGAAGGCAAGACGATCGTCGAGATCAACGATGAGATCGACGAAGACAAGGCCTCCGCAATCCAGGCTGCCGGTATCGAGAAGGTGAAGATCCGCTCGGTGCTGACGTGCGAGTCCAAGCGCGGATGCTGCATCCGTTGCTATGGCCGTAACCTTGGTTCGGGCAAGATGGTCGAACTCGGCGAAGCTGTCGGCGTTATCGCTGCACAGTCGATCGGCGAGCCTGGCACCCAGCTCACCATGCGTACCTTCCACGTAGGTGGAACGGCATCGCGTGTGGCGGATGCTTCGCACCTCGAAGCCAAGAACGCAGGTCGCGTTCACTTCATCAACCTCGCTACCGTTCGCTCGAAGGACGGCGGCCTGGTTGCCTTCAACCGCTCGGGTTCTATCGCCATTATTGACGAGAAGGGCCGCGAGAAGGAACGCTACGCGATCGTTTACGGCGCGAAGCTGAAGGTCGAAGACGGCGATCAAGTCAAGCTCGGCGATCTGCTTGGCGAGTGGGACCCCTACACCTTCTCCATCCTCACGGAAATCGAAGGCACGGTGCAATTCAAGGACCTGCAGGAAGGCGTTACGCTGCACGAAGAGATCGATGAAGTTACCGGTCTCTCGCGTCTCGTAGTGGCTGACTCGCCGGACGAAAAGCGCCAGCCGATGATTCTCATCAAGGGCGCCAAGGGAACGAAGCGTTACATCATGCCGAGCCGTGCTCACCTTATGGTGCAGGATGGCGACGAGCTTTCGCCTGGTGACATCCTGGCGAAGATCCCGCGCGAAACGACGCGTACGAAGGACATCACGGGCGGTCTGCCGCGCGTTGTGGAACTCTTCGAAGCGCGTAAGCCGCGTGATCCGGCGATCATCGCCAAGCTTGACGGTGCGATCCGCTTCGGCGATGTGTCGAAGGGCCAGCGTAAGGTGTACATCACGGCTGACAACGGTACGGAAGACGAGTACTCGGTGCCGCGTGGTGTGTACGTCAACGTGCAGGAAGGCGAGCGTGTACGCGCCGGCGATGCTCTCATCGACGGACCGCGTAACCCGCACGACATTCTCGAGGTTCTTGGCGAGCGCGAGCTGCAGATCTACCTGGTAAACGAAATCCAGGAAGTCTACCGCTTGCAGGGCGTGTCCATCTCGGACAAGCACATCGAAACCATCGTTCGCCAGATGCTGCGCTGGGTGAAGATCGAAGAAGTTGGCGACACCAACTTCCTGCTGGAACAGCAGATCGATCGCTTCCGCTTCAACGCAGAGAACCAGCGTGTGTTGATGGATGGTGGCCGTCCGGCTATCGGCCGTCCGCTGCTGCTGGGCATCACGAAGGCGTCGCTCTCGACGGACAGCTTCATCTCGGCTGCTTCGTTCCAGGAGACCACGCGCGTACTCACCGAAGCGTCGATCAACGGCGCGGTGGACACGCTCCGCGGTCTGAAGGAGAACGTCATCGTCGGCCGTCTTATCCCTGCCGGAACGGGTATGGAGTACTACCGCAACGTCGAGCTCTCTCCTGAGCTTGAAGAAGCGGCAGCCCAGATCCAGGCCGAAGTACAGGAAGCGCATGAAGCGGAAGAGCGTGAGCTCGAGCAGATGCGTATGGAAGGCGAACAGGAAGAACTGGCAGCAGAGTAA
- a CDS encoding VWA domain-containing protein, translating to MRSFCVFGSLLLAGVLAVDGQQPVASQPVAVDAGSTLSVEARLVVVPVVVRDKHGAIVKGLAQSNFALQVDGVAQNVRYFDRDSDVPLTVGLLVDSSRSQREVLEDERSASTTFLQKMLAPERDRAFVLQFAGSVELLQDITNSRPKLQEALQQVDTAPSRPTGRDSNDPDANDPDHRGGGRQRGGGTAMYDAVFLSADEVVNKQAGRKAFILLTDGVDNGSRETLAKSIEAAQRKDVVIYAIYYKGKEHDGGGRGFGFPGGGGHGMGLPGGGGGRGGGWPGGGGGGGRNGGGDHHENVDGRKILERLCGETGGRVFEVTKKETVEKIYAEIGEELRSQFRLGFTPSEATASEGYHQISVTLAGSAAKEKDTIQTRDGYYTKVAKQGVDR from the coding sequence ATGCGCTCCTTTTGTGTGTTTGGCTCCTTGCTGCTGGCGGGTGTTCTTGCCGTGGATGGACAGCAGCCTGTTGCGTCTCAGCCTGTTGCTGTGGATGCAGGTTCTACGCTTTCGGTTGAGGCCCGGCTGGTGGTTGTGCCCGTGGTGGTGCGGGACAAGCATGGGGCGATTGTCAAAGGGCTGGCGCAAAGTAACTTTGCGTTGCAGGTGGATGGCGTGGCGCAGAACGTTCGCTACTTTGACCGCGACAGCGACGTGCCTCTGACGGTTGGACTGCTGGTGGACAGCAGTCGCAGCCAGCGGGAGGTGCTCGAAGATGAGCGAAGCGCGAGCACAACGTTCTTGCAGAAGATGCTTGCGCCCGAGCGTGATCGCGCGTTTGTGTTGCAGTTTGCGGGCAGCGTTGAGCTGCTGCAGGACATCACAAACTCGCGGCCGAAGCTGCAGGAGGCGTTGCAGCAGGTGGACACGGCACCGTCTCGTCCGACGGGCAGAGATTCGAACGATCCGGATGCGAACGACCCTGACCATCGGGGTGGAGGGCGTCAGCGTGGTGGTGGCACGGCGATGTATGACGCTGTGTTTCTTTCAGCCGATGAGGTCGTGAACAAGCAGGCGGGACGCAAGGCGTTCATCCTGCTGACGGACGGTGTGGACAATGGCAGCCGCGAGACGCTGGCAAAGTCGATAGAAGCGGCGCAGCGTAAGGATGTTGTGATCTACGCGATTTATTACAAGGGCAAAGAGCATGATGGCGGTGGCCGTGGCTTTGGGTTTCCTGGCGGTGGTGGGCATGGGATGGGGCTGCCGGGTGGAGGAGGAGGACGTGGTGGTGGATGGCCCGGAGGCGGTGGTGGTGGCGGTCGCAATGGTGGTGGTGATCATCACGAGAACGTCGATGGGAGGAAGATTCTGGAGCGTCTCTGTGGCGAGACCGGCGGGCGTGTCTTTGAGGTGACGAAGAAGGAGACGGTGGAGAAGATCTATGCGGAGATTGGTGAGGAGTTGCGCTCGCAGTTCCGGCTTGGGTTTACGCCTTCGGAGGCAACGGCTTCGGAGGGCTATCACCAGATTTCAGTGACACTGGCCGGATCGGCGGCGAAGGAGAAGGACACGATACAGACTCGCGATGGCTACTATACAAAGGTGGCGAAGCAGGGTGTCGATCGATAG
- a CDS encoding S1/P1 nuclease yields the protein MKSLRTLFAAALLLTLSAPAWAWGRTGHRLVAEVAWDHLTPQAKAQVQALLGKESLGDVASWADGYLSGNRQTAFWHYVNIPPSLTYNRDRDCQTQPGVTLGSHADKWRDCVVDRIPYNLERINDPSLDTADRAVALKFLVHLVGDEHQPFHAYGLGRGANDIPVTFFGEEKSKWGHHELHEVWDDGLIDHAHHTDAEWLKRLEQQITDKHLEPGDGDSVAWAQESHDLADTALVLPGTNIDEAYYDKNIPIVETRLELAGIRLAKLLNTAFATSAAH from the coding sequence ATGAAATCACTGCGCACGCTCTTCGCTGCTGCTTTGCTACTCACGCTCTCGGCCCCTGCATGGGCCTGGGGACGCACCGGTCACCGCCTCGTCGCGGAAGTGGCCTGGGACCACCTCACCCCGCAGGCCAAGGCACAGGTGCAGGCCCTGCTCGGCAAAGAGAGCCTCGGCGACGTGGCTTCATGGGCCGATGGTTACCTCTCAGGCAATCGCCAGACCGCCTTCTGGCACTACGTCAACATCCCGCCCAGCCTGACCTACAACAGAGACCGCGACTGCCAGACGCAACCCGGCGTCACCCTCGGTTCGCACGCGGACAAGTGGCGCGACTGCGTCGTCGATCGCATCCCCTACAACCTAGAACGCATCAACGATCCCTCGCTCGACACCGCCGACCGCGCCGTCGCGCTCAAGTTCCTCGTCCACCTCGTCGGCGACGAGCACCAGCCCTTCCACGCCTACGGTCTCGGCCGCGGAGCCAACGACATCCCCGTCACCTTCTTCGGCGAAGAGAAGAGCAAGTGGGGCCACCATGAACTCCACGAAGTCTGGGACGACGGCCTCATCGACCACGCACACCACACCGATGCCGAGTGGCTCAAGAGGCTCGAGCAGCAGATCACCGACAAGCATCTCGAACCCGGCGACGGCGACTCCGTAGCGTGGGCCCAGGAGTCGCACGACCTCGCCGACACCGCGCTCGTCCTCCCCGGAACCAACATCGACGAGGCGTACTACGACAAGAACATCCCCATCGTCGAAACCCGCCTCGAACTCGCCGGCATCCGCCTCGCCAAGCTTCTGAATACAGCCTTCGCCACATCTGCGGCGCACTAA
- a CDS encoding RcnB family protein — MRASTITEPLAAHDAGKGIGEEMKFKIASGLVLSALLAGAPVVALAQHHDDHDNHGGSPHGYVQHNDWHKGGRMPSGDWNRGARVDYRSHHLNAPPRGYEWREVDGNYVLAGIATGIIASTIIASSVH; from the coding sequence ATGCGTGCATCTACAATCACTGAACCGCTTGCTGCGCATGACGCTGGCAAGGGAATTGGAGAAGAGATGAAATTCAAGATTGCTTCAGGTCTCGTTCTGTCTGCGTTGCTTGCTGGTGCTCCTGTCGTGGCTTTGGCACAGCATCATGATGATCACGATAACCACGGTGGAAGCCCCCATGGTTATGTGCAGCATAACGATTGGCACAAGGGTGGACGTATGCCCTCCGGTGACTGGAACCGTGGAGCTCGTGTGGATTATCGCTCGCACCATTTGAACGCTCCTCCTCGTGGTTACGAGTGGCGCGAAGTGGACGGTAACTACGTCCTCGCTGGCATCGCTACCGGCATCATTGCATCGACGATCATTGCTTCGTCAGTTCACTAG
- a CDS encoding VOC family protein: MASTTQSPAATPPIHPGVRIGHIHLKVANIERALAFYSGVLGFQLMQMFGTSAAFLSAGGYHHHIGLNTWESLNGQQPPFGATGLFHTAILYPTRAELGDALRRLMQANIALDGAADHGVSEALYLRDPDGNGVELYWDRPREEWPLDASGNLTMYTRPLDLHALLQA; the protein is encoded by the coding sequence ATGGCATCGACAACGCAATCACCCGCGGCTACCCCACCGATCCACCCCGGCGTCCGCATTGGCCACATCCATCTGAAGGTCGCCAACATTGAGCGCGCCCTCGCCTTCTACTCGGGCGTACTCGGCTTTCAGCTCATGCAGATGTTCGGCACCTCGGCCGCGTTCCTCTCTGCAGGGGGCTACCACCATCACATCGGCCTCAACACCTGGGAGAGCCTGAACGGCCAGCAGCCGCCCTTCGGCGCCACCGGCCTGTTTCACACAGCCATCCTCTATCCCACACGCGCAGAACTCGGCGACGCTCTCCGCCGCCTCATGCAGGCCAACATCGCGCTCGATGGGGCCGCCGACCACGGTGTCAGTGAAGCTCTCTACCTCCGCGACCCTGACGGCAACGGCGTCGAACTTTACTGGGACCGTCCCCGCGAAGAGTGGCCCCTCGACGCCAGCGGCAACCTCACCATGTACACTCGCCCCCTCGACCTGCACGCACTCCTGCAGGCCTGA
- a CDS encoding SRPBCC family protein: MRKFFGWLVGLVTLVVIVVLIAASQKPDTYRVERGIDINAPSSKVAPLVQDFHYFALWSPWQHLDPKMKETYSGAASGVGAVLAWEGNKDAGSGRMEILRAVPLETDVKLDFYKPFESSSSVTYTMTPLASGGTHVVWSMSGAMHLPEKVMCLFKNMDAMIGPDFERGLAKMKQVAEDPTQP; this comes from the coding sequence ATGCGGAAGTTCTTTGGCTGGCTGGTGGGCTTGGTGACATTGGTTGTGATCGTGGTGCTGATTGCGGCTTCCCAGAAGCCGGATACGTATCGTGTCGAGCGCGGCATAGATATCAATGCGCCGTCGAGCAAGGTTGCGCCTCTGGTGCAGGACTTCCACTACTTTGCGCTGTGGTCGCCGTGGCAGCATCTTGATCCCAAGATGAAGGAGACATACTCGGGTGCGGCTTCGGGAGTGGGTGCAGTGTTGGCCTGGGAAGGGAACAAGGACGCAGGTTCGGGGCGTATGGAGATTCTGCGCGCGGTGCCCCTGGAGACGGACGTCAAGCTTGATTTTTATAAGCCGTTTGAAAGTTCAAGCAGCGTGACGTACACCATGACTCCGCTGGCTTCGGGAGGCACGCATGTGGTGTGGTCGATGAGCGGAGCGATGCACCTGCCGGAGAAGGTGATGTGTCTGTTCAAGAACATGGACGCGATGATTGGCCCGGACTTTGAACGCGGACTGGCGAAGATGAAGCAGGTGGCTGAAGACCCTACGCAACCGTAG
- a CDS encoding PAS domain S-box protein, producing the protein MMSTLYESDEARLAALEHYALDELPRDPAYDDIARLAAQITNSPVAFVSIIEHDEVLLLGRHGIDATTTPRYSLPCETTIAGDGVYQIPDARRDPVYSPGGIALADHRYRFYAGAPVLTPHAIAIGALSVMDHTARKLTEPQVDALESLAHMVTTRLELSVRVRQRDTATRARQRVESALTVERNFVSAVLDTVGALVVVYDTAGRIVRFNRACEIISGYNSSELLGKYAWERLIPEEDVPEYIESFERIRNGEFPTAYENYWTAADGTRRRISWSATALVDSLGEVAFVIATGIDVTEQRVAESAIRESEARYRQIVEGSLGMVCTHDLSGTILSINDFGAQLAGRTVDEVIGHSLAEFVEPHRRHKIAPYFQELLAQGEASGLLYLRQPDASERVIAYRNRLVEPQNNERYILGFGIDITDQVRADEKLHTLIRQSNSVLESVGDGIYGIDLQGNCTVVNTAAAQMFGYKPEEMLGRNMHDLIHHTRADGTPCPISECPIQATLRNMTSIRVSNEVFWRKDGTSFPVEYVARPQIEATDDSFIGESAAPSAWESNQAVTTVSGAHITALPPASSSSITVGSMVDGIPISGRAVGVVVAFSDISERNQLDRMKDEFISTVSHELRTPLTSLRAALGLISGGALSSRPEKMKQMMDIAIGNTDRLGRLVNDILDLERIGSGKSEMHAVQCSVAELFERATHLMQATAQKANIRFQIEPNDVMVWADPDRILQTLTNLLSNAIKFSPTTATLPSEVRLSAQYVAPDEAILEVQDHGRGIPADKLQQIFERFKQVDASDSRTMGGTGLGLAICRSILQQHGGHIWATSTLGEGSTFHFTLPTQPHGHLT; encoded by the coding sequence ATGATGTCCACCCTGTACGAATCCGATGAGGCTCGCCTCGCAGCTCTCGAGCACTATGCGCTCGACGAACTGCCGCGTGATCCTGCGTACGATGACATCGCTCGTCTCGCGGCGCAGATAACCAACTCTCCCGTGGCTTTTGTCTCCATCATCGAACACGATGAGGTCCTTCTGCTCGGGCGCCACGGCATCGACGCCACGACGACTCCTCGTTACTCTCTGCCCTGCGAAACCACGATCGCCGGCGACGGTGTTTATCAGATTCCCGACGCGCGTCGCGACCCGGTGTACTCACCCGGCGGCATCGCGCTGGCAGACCACCGCTATCGCTTTTACGCTGGCGCTCCGGTGCTCACACCGCACGCTATCGCTATCGGCGCGCTCTCGGTCATGGACCACACAGCGCGCAAGCTTACAGAGCCGCAGGTCGACGCGCTCGAAAGCCTCGCACACATGGTCACCACGCGCCTTGAGCTTTCCGTACGTGTGCGCCAGCGTGACACCGCCACCCGTGCTCGCCAGCGCGTCGAAAGTGCGCTGACCGTCGAGCGCAACTTCGTCTCTGCCGTGCTCGACACCGTCGGCGCACTCGTCGTTGTCTACGACACCGCTGGCCGCATCGTGCGCTTCAACCGTGCCTGCGAAATCATCTCCGGTTATAACTCCTCGGAACTCCTCGGCAAGTACGCCTGGGAACGCCTCATCCCCGAAGAGGATGTACCCGAGTACATCGAAAGCTTCGAACGCATCCGCAACGGCGAGTTTCCCACCGCGTACGAAAACTACTGGACGGCCGCCGACGGCACTCGTCGCCGTATCTCCTGGTCTGCCACCGCACTCGTCGACTCCCTTGGCGAGGTCGCCTTCGTGATCGCCACCGGCATCGACGTCACTGAGCAGCGCGTTGCAGAAAGCGCCATCCGCGAATCCGAAGCACGTTATCGGCAGATCGTCGAAGGTTCGCTCGGCATGGTCTGCACCCACGACCTCTCCGGCACGATACTGTCGATCAACGACTTCGGCGCACAGCTCGCAGGCCGCACGGTAGACGAGGTTATCGGCCACTCACTCGCCGAGTTTGTCGAGCCTCATCGTCGTCATAAGATTGCGCCGTACTTCCAGGAACTGCTTGCTCAGGGCGAAGCCTCCGGCCTGTTGTATCTGCGTCAACCTGACGCCTCTGAACGCGTCATCGCCTATCGCAACCGGCTCGTCGAACCTCAGAACAACGAACGCTATATCCTCGGTTTCGGCATCGATATCACGGACCAGGTCCGCGCCGACGAAAAGCTCCATACCCTCATCCGTCAATCGAACTCAGTGCTCGAATCAGTTGGCGACGGCATCTACGGCATCGACCTGCAGGGCAACTGCACCGTCGTCAATACCGCCGCCGCGCAGATGTTCGGCTACAAGCCGGAAGAGATGCTCGGTCGCAACATGCACGACCTCATCCACCACACTCGCGCAGACGGCACACCATGCCCTATCAGCGAATGCCCCATCCAGGCGACGCTGCGCAACATGACTTCGATCCGCGTCTCCAACGAAGTCTTCTGGCGCAAGGACGGCACAAGCTTCCCCGTGGAGTACGTCGCGCGACCGCAGATTGAAGCCACGGACGACAGCTTCATTGGCGAGAGCGCTGCACCCTCAGCATGGGAGTCGAACCAGGCCGTGACAACCGTTTCCGGAGCGCACATCACAGCGCTGCCTCCTGCGTCCTCTTCCTCCATAACCGTCGGTTCCATGGTGGACGGAATCCCCATCTCAGGACGCGCCGTCGGCGTCGTCGTCGCGTTCTCTGACATCTCAGAACGCAACCAGCTCGACCGCATGAAGGACGAGTTCATCTCGACTGTCTCTCATGAACTGCGTACACCGCTTACTTCGTTGCGAGCGGCCCTTGGTCTGATCAGCGGCGGCGCGCTCAGCTCACGTCCCGAGAAGATGAAGCAGATGATGGACATCGCCATCGGCAACACCGACCGCCTCGGCCGCCTCGTCAACGACATCCTCGATCTGGAGCGCATCGGTTCCGGCAAATCGGAGATGCACGCGGTCCAATGCTCTGTCGCCGAACTCTTTGAGCGAGCCACACACCTGATGCAGGCGACAGCCCAGAAGGCCAACATCCGCTTCCAGATCGAGCCGAACGACGTGATGGTATGGGCTGATCCGGACCGCATTCTGCAGACGTTGACGAACCTTCTTTCCAACGCCATCAAGTTCTCGCCCACCACCGCAACGTTGCCTAGCGAGGTGCGGCTCTCTGCGCAGTATGTTGCACCGGATGAAGCCATCCTTGAGGTTCAGGATCACGGTCGCGGCATTCCTGCCGACAAGCTACAGCAGATCTTCGAACGCTTCAAACAAGTGGATGCCTCGGACTCACGCACCATGGGTGGCACAGGCCTTGGACTCGCCATCTGCCGCTCCATTCTGCAGCAGCACGGCGGCCACATCTGGGCCACCAGCACGCTCGGCGAAGGTTCCACCTTCCACTTCACGCTGCCCACTCAGCCACACGGCCACCTGACCTAA
- a CDS encoding nuclear transport factor 2 family protein: MLRSAVLVAALLVASCSVRAQMLTPEPATSAPQPLTSPSTTPGELELLQLEAKFAADTAQGGGAAFSRWFADDGIELPDGKAPLIGHTAIASHTQWDPKQYQLSWTPDGARIGPSGDSGFTWGHYTGRSHDASGQPVLREGRYITVWKKVNGQWKVALDASANDAAADCCALPKP, from the coding sequence ATGCTGCGCTCTGCCGTTCTCGTCGCCGCCCTGCTCGTTGCGTCCTGCAGCGTCCGCGCACAAATGCTCACGCCCGAGCCCGCCACGAGCGCCCCCCAGCCGCTCACCTCGCCCTCCACCACTCCCGGCGAGCTCGAACTCCTGCAACTCGAAGCAAAGTTTGCCGCCGACACCGCCCAGGGCGGCGGAGCAGCCTTCTCTCGCTGGTTTGCCGACGACGGCATCGAACTCCCCGACGGCAAGGCCCCCCTCATCGGCCACACCGCCATCGCCTCCCACACCCAGTGGGACCCCAAACAGTACCAGCTCTCCTGGACGCCCGACGGCGCGCGTATCGGCCCCTCCGGCGACTCCGGCTTCACCTGGGGCCATTACACCGGCCGCTCCCACGACGCCTCCGGCCAGCCCGTGCTGCGCGAAGGCCGCTACATCACCGTCTGGAAGAAGGTAAACGGCCAGTGGAAGGTCGCCCTCGACGCCTCCGCCAACGATGCCGCAGCAGACTGCTGCGCCCTGCCTAAGCCCTGA